Genomic window (Microcoleus sp. FACHB-831):
GACGCGGCAGAACTTTAAGGCAGCATGGCCGGAATTTCAGCATCGACAGTTGCATTTTGAGTTTGCCTCGTCGAACCTGACGCTGCTAATTCACGATGGCAAGCGCTGGAACATCGGCAGCGAGTTTCCCTTCTTGTTATAAAATAGCCCGGATAGTCACTACCGGGCTATTTAGCTACTAGCAACCTTACACATCCGGGCGCTGGATAATCTTCTCCATAACCCGTCGTTTGGCTTTGGGGTCGATACCAATCAAGCGGATATAATCGCCAGAGTGTTCTGCGAGACAACTTTCCACAGCCGCGATCGCTTGTCTGCGATCGGTGTCCGAAATAGTTGGACAACTTTTCCAAGAATTAGTCCGAAATCGTCGCCGATCTACATACTCGATACCAATGTTATAACCCCCACTCAGTAGATTTTCCACATGTTCCAAAACTTCTGAACTTAGTTTTGCATGACCGTTACTACTACCAGAACCCTTAACCTTGTCTGGGTTATGAGATTTAGTCGGTTCATTCGCCAACTCATTCCGAGTAACAGCCTTATAGCTTTCTTGGGGTATAGATGTAACCCTCGCAGAATCTCTACCACCAACATCGCCAAATTGCGACGAGTGATTGTATTCTTGTGATAGTTTCATGTCCTCAACGCGCTGCTGTTCTTGCCTCATCACGTTGCCAAATTCGATTAAGCGAGGCAGTTTGAAATTAGGCTTGGGGAATTCGGGCGGGCCATCAACACTGTTGACTACGCGAACAGAAACGCGCTCAAAGCCTATGTCGTGGATGAACTGACGAATTTGTTCGTCATAGATGCGCGATCGCAGGGCGCTAAAGAAATCAACTGCTTGATTGGGGAATTTATCAACAAGTTGTTCAATATCGCTGCTAGGAAGATTATCTTCTGAGAAAATCCCCTTAACAATTCCAATCTTCTCCTCTCGATTGGGTTCCCAGAAAAACTTGTCCATCCTACCATCGCGAATCAACGGTGCGTATAGGGTCGATAAGTCATTCCCAGTAACAATAATTGGCACGCGATGTAGAGGCGTTGAGTCATAACTGCCGGGAAGTTGCACATCTGTAGGGTTATCGGCAATATTCATCAGAGTGCCGTTAACCATCTGAGTATTTACAGTATATTGAGTGCCTTTATCCATACGCCCAGCGCCAGCATCTAAGTCGTTGATCATCAGCACGCACATTTTGCCGCGCACCTTGATAAACTCAGCAGCTTCCCGATAGCGCAACCGAATTAATCGCGCTGGATCTCCAGCATCAGGACTTTCTAATTCGCCAGCAGACATATGGACAGCTTCGATGCCCATTTTCTCAAATACTAACTCGCATTGAAAAGATTTTCCCTCACCTTTGCGCCCATGAACTCCCAGAAGTAGAGGGACTCTTACACCAGGGAGATCTAAGTAATTTTTGGTGATATGAACTGCGAGTTTATCTAGAAAGCGGGGAGAAATGTAATAGCTCATAGTCTGTTATGTTGAATTGCTCGAATTGCTTGTAGGTTGATTTTCCCACCAATGAAATAAGAGAGGTAGAGTAATCTACCTCTCCTATTTTTAAATAGTTTCAGTTAACGAGTCTACGCTAATAAAACTAGCGTGGCTTGTGAACGATGAAGCTGAGAACTTGGCACTGCTTCACGTTATCGAAACCCACGACCCGGATGTAGGAGTTGGAATACTCAGAACGGCAAGCTTTTACTTCATTGAGTACTTCGGTAGGAGTTCCAGCGTTGAACAAAGGAAGCTTCCACAGAGTCCAATAGTGCATTTCTGGTGCGGAGCTTTCGCTGAATTCTACAGCGGGGATGTAGCCCTGATCCAGAATGTACTGCACTTGCTTGTTAATCTGGCTATCGCTGAGGGGTGGCAAGTATGAAAGGGTTTCGTAGCGACGCTCTTTTGGTAGAGTTTTCATAGCGTAAGGGAAAGTCTTCCTTGTATAAATGTTGTCAGGTGGAGCGGCTAACCAGAAATATTATCTTGATTAGGCTCAGAATCCGGTTGCTGTACAGGATGGGGGCTGGGTTCGCCGACAGTGAGGTGCGTCATTTTCTCCAGATGCTGCCGCCGATGTTCCATATTGCCTTGCTGAATGCTGGCGAGAACCATCTCCGGTAAGAAGTCTAAGACTTCCTCCGCCATGTGTTCTCTCACGGTCATTATCCGAATTGCCAGCTCTTGTTTTTCCCGCAGTAACGCTTGCAGAAAAGCTTCTCCATCTTGAACGCTGTTGTTTCCAGAAAAGCTATGCAGCCAGAGTGCTAAGGGAGGATTTGTTTCGCTCAACTGAGCAAGAACAATCCGCAAGGCTTGATAGGTCAGGTAGCTGTTCAGCACCTTGGTGGTGTCTTTCGCAACTTGTTTAAGATCCATGCTTGACCCCAGCCTTAGATAATTAGTAGTTAGGAGTTAAGAGTTTTGAATTAACTACTTATAACTCCTAACTCCTAACTTTGCCTACAGGGTGTCCATTGCCTCGAACTCGAACTTGATTTCCTTCCACAGTTCGCAGGCAGTGGCCAACTCAGGACTCCACTTGCAAGCTTCGCGGATAACGTCGCCACCTTCGCGCATGAGGTTGCGGCCTTCGTTACGAGCTTGGATACAAGCTTCCAAAGCGACGCGGTTTGCAGTTGCGCCAGGAGCGTTACCCCAGGGGTGTCCCAGAGTACCACCACCGAACTGCAAGCAGGAATCATCGCCGAAGATTTCTACCAGTGCTGGCATGTGCCATACGTGGATACCACCGGAAGCAACTGGCATTACACCAGGCATGGAAGCCCAGTCTTGGGTGAAGAAGATACCGCGTGCGCGGTCTTGTTCAACATAGTCTTCGCGCATCAAATCGACGAAGCCCATGGTGATGCCTTTTTCGCCTTCTAGTTTACCGACGACGGTTCCAGAGTGCAGGTGGTCGCCACCAGACATCCGCAAGCACTTAGCCAACACGCGGAAGTGGATACCATGATTCTTCTGACGGTCGATAACTGCGTGCATAGCGCGGTGGATGTGCAGCAGGATACCGTTGCGGCGGCACCACTTAGCCAATGTGGTGTTAGCTGTGAAGCCACCAGTCAGGTAGTCGTGCATGATGATTGGTGTTTTAAGTTCTTTAGCGAACTCAGCACGCTCCATCATTTCTTCGCAGGTCGGGGCAGTAACGTTCAGGTAGTGGCCCTTGATTTCACCTGTTTCAGCTTGAGCTTTCTCGATGGCTTCTTGAACGAACAGGAAGCGATCGCGCCAGCGCATGAATGGCTGTGAGTTGATGTTTTCGTCGTCTTTGGTGAAGTCCAAACCGCCGCGCAGACATTCGTATACTGCACGACCGTAGTTCTTAGCAGACAAGCCCAACTTGGGCTTAATCGTACAACCCAACAGAGGACGACCGTACTTGTTCAATTTGTCGCGCTCAACGGTGATACCGTGAGGAGGGCCTTGGAAGGTCTTCAGGTAAGCGACAGGAATCCGCAAGTCTTCCAAGCGCAGGGCACGCAAAGCTTTGAATCCAAACACGTTACCTACGATCGAGGTAAGCATGTTTGTGACAGAACCTTCCTCGAACAAATCTAGAGGATAGGCAACGTAGCAAATATACTGGTTATCTTCGCCGGGAACTGGCTCGATGTCGTAGCAACGGCCTTTGTAACGGTCTAGGTCGGTCAGCAGGTCTGTCCACACAGTTGTCCATGTACCTGTGGAAGACTCAGCAGCCACAGCAGCACCCGCTTCTTCGGGCGGTACTCCAGGCTGAGGCGTTACGCGGAAGGCGGCCAGAATATCTGTATCTTTAGGTGTGTAATCAGGCGTGTAATAAGTGAGGCGATAATCTTTTACCCCGGCTTGATACCCAGTTTTAGACTGAGTTTTGGTTTGTGAGTAAGACATGTATTCCTTCCTGAGCAATTACTGAACTTTGCCACGGATTAGCTATAGCCTCTGTCGATGGCCAGTGCTTTTTTTTGGGGCTAAGAAGCTATTCTAAGTTTCCCCGTCTCCGTTGGTTTTTTTTAACCCCGCAACCTGTTTGGTTGGCTGTTAAATCAGTCTATAACAACTGCACTACCTTTAAACACTATTTTAGAGATCGCATTTTTTAAATATTTGTATAACTCTGTCTTATGTTCACAAATAAAGTAAAATTTTGTAACAACTTGTTGTTTTAATTGCAGCGATCGCTCACAACATATCGCCAGCGCGTAACAAATCTACCAGCCTTTAAAATGGCAAAATTAAATATATTTAAGGAATGGAGAATGGGGAATTAGGAAGGGAAATTGGTAATTAGCATTAATTTTCCGACTTTCCCTGCCTATCCCCCTCTTTCCACTCTCCCCCTTGCCCCCTCTCGCTCTCTTGTTACATGAAACTTATTAACGTGCGTATAGGATTATTTATCACTACAGCGCTGCTAGGGTTGGCAGCTTTGCCAATAGGTGGAAAAATCTCCAACACAGAGGGATTGGGCAATGACGGACGAGTCTTGGCTCAAACAACCAACGACAATTCTCCATTTTACGCACCTAACCCACCGCCGCCCAGAAAAGACCCGTTGCCAGCAGAACGCGCAAGACAAGAAGCCACACCAACAAAAGCTGATTTTCGCATCAGTTCATTGCAAGCGGATTATTCAGGGGATCTCTGGGTTGGTTCGTGGCAGGGGCTATCTCGGATTAACCCCAATACTGGAAGAGTTGTAGCCCGCATTAATCTACCCAACTACACCCTTGGTGCGTTAAGTCAAGACAAAGTGGGACGGATTTGGGTAGGGACATACGAGGGTCTGTTGCGAGTAGACCCCCGCAGCAATGAAGTAACGGCGCAAAATATCGCTTTACCGTCTAATCGCGTGTTGTCGCTGTTGATAGACAAGCGGGGTTATCTATGGGTGGGGAGCGATCGCGGCCTTTCCCTCATCAGCCCCGACCAGGGATTATTGATGACAACCCTACAAGATCTACCAGGTGTAAGCGCCAACGCCCTTACCCTAGACCAAAAAGGTCAACTGTGGGTTGGAACGCTAGAAGGTCTGGTACAAGTGGATACAGCCAGCGCCTTAATCCGCCATCGCATCAGCAGCGTACCAGGCACAGTAGTTCAAGCCCTTGCTACTGATAATCAAGGTATGCTTTGGGCCGGAACCCCCAACAGCTTGCTTGTCATTGACCCAAACACTCGTCAAGTAATGCGTTCTATTACCGCATTGCAAGAGCGTAACGTTACATCTGTGCGCTTTGCTAAAGATGGTAGCGTTTGGGTGGGTACGGATAACGGCTTGGTGAAAATCAATCCCTCGACAGGCGATCTTCTCGGTCAGATTTCTGGTTTGCCCTCAAGTCGGATTATGTCTCTGGCGACTGACGTTGGCAATAAATTATGGGTGGGAACCAGTGAAGGATTAGCCTGGGTAAGTTTAACCACTGGGGTTGTGAAACCGCATTTGGCATTTATCAGAGAAAGACCAGCGGACTATTAAACCGCCACCTTGAAAGTAAAATTGTCAATCCGTATTTTTGCGTAATTATTCAGAAACAAGTTGAAGTCTCTTACAGGATGGCTTCTAGTCACCCGGCTAAAACAAGTCTTAGTTGTAAGAGGTTGACGCTTTCATGCTGAAAAAAGTTGTTGGGACAATTGGAATTTGCGCGATCGCTCTAACTACGAGCCTAGCAATTAGTAAAAAGGCTGATGCTAAAACGTATGCTACAGGAGACATTGCAGTAAACGCGATTAGGCTAGATACTTATACAGGCAGTACTAAACCGCGCCGTGCATACTTCGAGGTTCCCGATAGCAACACTGCCGTTTCTGCCTATGGCGATCGCATGACTCTCTCCGATGTCCACATTGCGCGGATGATTGCTTTGACTCATAACTATCACTGCACCTCAATCTATACGAGGGGCGTTGAAAACGTGATGATATGGAACTACGC
Coding sequences:
- a CDS encoding ribulose bisphosphate carboxylase small subunit, with the protein product MSYYISPRFLDKLAVHITKNYLDLPGVRVPLLLGVHGRKGEGKSFQCELVFEKMGIEAVHMSAGELESPDAGDPARLIRLRYREAAEFIKVRGKMCVLMINDLDAGAGRMDKGTQYTVNTQMVNGTLMNIADNPTDVQLPGSYDSTPLHRVPIIVTGNDLSTLYAPLIRDGRMDKFFWEPNREEKIGIVKGIFSEDNLPSSDIEQLVDKFPNQAVDFFSALRSRIYDEQIRQFIHDIGFERVSVRVVNSVDGPPEFPKPNFKLPRLIEFGNVMRQEQQRVEDMKLSQEYNHSSQFGDVGGRDSARVTSIPQESYKAVTRNELANEPTKSHNPDKVKGSGSSNGHAKLSSEVLEHVENLLSGGYNIGIEYVDRRRFRTNSWKSCPTISDTDRRQAIAAVESCLAEHSGDYIRLIGIDPKAKRRVMEKIIQRPDV
- a CDS encoding ribulose bisphosphate carboxylase small subunit; its protein translation is MKTLPKERRYETLSYLPPLSDSQINKQVQYILDQGYIPAVEFSESSAPEMHYWTLWKLPLFNAGTPTEVLNEVKACRSEYSNSYIRVVGFDNVKQCQVLSFIVHKPR
- a CDS encoding chaperonin family protein RbcX; protein product: MDLKQVAKDTTKVLNSYLTYQALRIVLAQLSETNPPLALWLHSFSGNNSVQDGEAFLQALLREKQELAIRIMTVREHMAEEVLDFLPEMVLASIQQGNMEHRRQHLEKMTHLTVGEPSPHPVQQPDSEPNQDNISG
- a CDS encoding form I ribulose bisphosphate carboxylase large subunit, with amino-acid sequence MSYSQTKTQSKTGYQAGVKDYRLTYYTPDYTPKDTDILAAFRVTPQPGVPPEEAGAAVAAESSTGTWTTVWTDLLTDLDRYKGRCYDIEPVPGEDNQYICYVAYPLDLFEEGSVTNMLTSIVGNVFGFKALRALRLEDLRIPVAYLKTFQGPPHGITVERDKLNKYGRPLLGCTIKPKLGLSAKNYGRAVYECLRGGLDFTKDDENINSQPFMRWRDRFLFVQEAIEKAQAETGEIKGHYLNVTAPTCEEMMERAEFAKELKTPIIMHDYLTGGFTANTTLAKWCRRNGILLHIHRAMHAVIDRQKNHGIHFRVLAKCLRMSGGDHLHSGTVVGKLEGEKGITMGFVDLMREDYVEQDRARGIFFTQDWASMPGVMPVASGGIHVWHMPALVEIFGDDSCLQFGGGTLGHPWGNAPGATANRVALEACIQARNEGRNLMREGGDVIREACKWSPELATACELWKEIKFEFEAMDTL
- a CDS encoding two-component regulator propeller domain-containing protein, with product MKLINVRIGLFITTALLGLAALPIGGKISNTEGLGNDGRVLAQTTNDNSPFYAPNPPPPRKDPLPAERARQEATPTKADFRISSLQADYSGDLWVGSWQGLSRINPNTGRVVARINLPNYTLGALSQDKVGRIWVGTYEGLLRVDPRSNEVTAQNIALPSNRVLSLLIDKRGYLWVGSDRGLSLISPDQGLLMTTLQDLPGVSANALTLDQKGQLWVGTLEGLVQVDTASALIRHRISSVPGTVVQALATDNQGMLWAGTPNSLLVIDPNTRQVMRSITALQERNVTSVRFAKDGSVWVGTDNGLVKINPSTGDLLGQISGLPSSRIMSLATDVGNKLWVGTSEGLAWVSLTTGVVKPHLAFIRERPADY